In Gottschalkia purinilytica, a single window of DNA contains:
- a CDS encoding cell wall hydrolase: MPFSDRELFARIIKCEAGGEGDTGMKAVATVIMNRAQVGYGEYRRVNQGDLRRVITQEGQFDCMRGTIRGAPNPQNVWATPPEAVHYQIADWALAGNKLWNIGQCLWYMNPFVPTCPPTFPYNGSGTLNSRIRKHCFYDPTALYAET; the protein is encoded by the coding sequence TTGCCATTTTCAGATAGAGAGCTATTTGCAAGAATTATAAAGTGTGAAGCAGGTGGAGAAGGAGATACAGGGATGAAGGCAGTAGCTACTGTTATTATGAATAGAGCACAGGTAGGATACGGAGAGTATAGAAGAGTAAATCAAGGAGATTTAAGAAGAGTTATAACTCAAGAAGGACAATTTGATTGTATGAGAGGTACTATAAGAGGTGCACCTAATCCTCAGAACGTATGGGCAACCCCACCAGAAGCCGTACACTATCAAATTGCTGACTGGGCATTAGCTGGAAATAAGCTTTGGAATATAGGACAGTGTTTGTGGTATATGAATCCATTCGTACCTACGTGTCCTCCAACTTTTCCTTACAATGGTAGCGGAACTCTTAATTCAAGGATAAGAAAACATTGTTTCTATGATCCTACA
- a CDS encoding peptidoglycan D,D-transpeptidase FtsI family protein: MNTESKRIISILVVLCTLFISLIVYLSYFEIFVASGIKDHYYNRRRWIGEDKILRGKITDRDGKILAYSEKEGETKQSRNYNYGSLYGHIIGYSYKEYGRSGLESKYNKELLNLKDSNPIEELKNILASNKEKYGNDLVLTIKHELQKEAYDSLHGKKGSIVLMNPKTGEVYAMASNPTFNPSTMKQNWESIVESQDSPLLNRATMGLYAPGSIFKVITATGALENTDIKNKYNCEGSINLGGFVLNDYQKKGHGKLTIEQALTKSCNTSFAQIGLQLGQDRLKEVAEKYMLNKEIPFDLQVSKSTFSTKSMDKAELGLTSIGQGKTLVTPLNMAMVASAIANEGQMVKPILVKEVQSKDGEVIKENFTEVLSEVTSNTVAEEIKDMMVNVVKEGTGKSAKIRNVEVAGKTGTAENQTGKSHAWFIGFAPADDPEVAVAVILENEGSTGGKSAAPIARNMIISALNNLR, encoded by the coding sequence ATGAATACAGAGTCCAAGAGGATAATTAGTATACTTGTTGTACTATGTACATTATTCATTAGTTTAATAGTGTATTTAAGTTACTTTGAGATATTTGTAGCTTCTGGTATAAAAGATCATTATTATAACAGGAGAAGATGGATAGGAGAAGACAAAATATTAAGGGGTAAGATTACAGATAGAGATGGAAAAATCTTAGCATATAGTGAAAAAGAAGGAGAAACTAAGCAATCTAGAAATTATAACTATGGTTCACTATATGGTCATATTATAGGATATAGTTATAAAGAATATGGAAGATCAGGTTTAGAATCAAAATATAATAAAGAATTACTTAATTTAAAAGATTCAAATCCTATTGAAGAATTAAAAAATATATTAGCAAGTAACAAAGAAAAGTATGGAAATGATTTAGTTCTAACAATAAAACATGAACTTCAAAAAGAAGCATATGATTCATTACATGGTAAAAAAGGATCAATAGTACTTATGAATCCTAAGACTGGTGAAGTGTATGCTATGGCAAGTAACCCAACATTTAATCCTTCAACTATGAAGCAAAATTGGGAAAGTATAGTTGAAAGTCAAGACAGTCCATTGTTAAATAGAGCTACTATGGGATTATATGCTCCAGGTTCTATATTTAAAGTAATAACAGCTACTGGTGCTTTAGAAAATACAGACATAAAGAATAAATATAATTGTGAGGGATCTATCAATCTAGGTGGTTTTGTATTGAATGACTATCAGAAGAAGGGTCATGGAAAATTAACTATAGAACAAGCTTTAACAAAATCATGTAATACTTCTTTTGCCCAAATAGGGTTACAGTTAGGGCAAGATAGATTAAAAGAAGTAGCAGAAAAATATATGTTGAACAAGGAGATCCCTTTTGATCTACAAGTATCAAAATCCACATTTTCTACTAAGTCAATGGATAAAGCTGAGTTAGGATTAACTTCTATAGGTCAGGGAAAAACCTTAGTAACTCCTTTAAATATGGCTATGGTAGCATCAGCAATAGCTAATGAGGGGCAGATGGTTAAACCTATCTTAGTAAAAGAAGTACAATCAAAGGATGGAGAAGTAATAAAAGAAAACTTTACTGAGGTGCTATCAGAAGTTACTAGTAATACAGTAGCAGAGGAAATAAAAGATATGATGGTTAACGTCGTAAAAGAAGGAACAGGAAAGTCAGCTAAAATAAGAAATGTAGAAGTTGCAGGTAAGACTGGTACTGCTGAAAATCAAACAGGTAAATCTCATGCATGGTTTATTGGATTTGCTCCAGCAGATGATCCAGAAGTCGCTGTAGCGGTCATACTTGAAAATGAAGGAAGTACAGGTGGTAAAAGTGCTGCACCTATAGCTAGAAATATGATAATATCTGCTTTAAATAACTTAAGATAA
- a CDS encoding FtsW/RodA/SpoVE family cell cycle protein has protein sequence MLRKLMCRTPQGLLAIVNILGLLLLLFYNKELDKKIIISVSLFMLTVYISNLILYKISNGDHYIFLVVSMLTSIGVIMIYRISPARGLRQIVYYGIGIVGFYVTYFILKNIKNWSKYTEIYLIASLGLYIFTLIFGTRIGGATNWIRIGGFGLQPSEIIKVLFIFFLASYYVNREKYVKKFGSKTSYIFMALSYTYVGFLFLQKELGTALLFFLVFNAIFFVYEPDRKLILFNVIGAAVMAIAGYFLFSHVRLRVDIWLDPWKDLTSRGYQIVQSLFAIASGGFFGTGVGLGHPEFVPEVHTDFIFAAICEEMGIFAGIAIMMLFMVIVYRGIKITIQQQDKFFRIIALGITATLGFQAFIILGGVIKMIPLTGITLPFISYGGSSLISSFIALGVLQVASEELDIEQEEEHEYRVQEDN, from the coding sequence ATGTTAAGAAAACTAATGTGTAGAACCCCTCAAGGATTATTGGCTATTGTTAATATTTTGGGGTTGTTACTATTATTATTTTATAATAAAGAACTTGATAAAAAAATTATAATATCGGTTTCTTTATTTATGCTAACTGTATATATATCTAATTTAATACTATATAAGATTTCAAATGGAGACCATTATATATTTCTTGTAGTATCTATGCTTACAAGCATAGGCGTAATAATGATATATAGGATAAGTCCTGCAAGAGGACTTAGACAAATAGTTTACTATGGTATAGGAATAGTTGGATTTTATGTAACTTATTTTATTTTGAAAAATATAAAGAATTGGTCCAAATATACAGAAATATACCTAATAGCATCTTTAGGACTATATATTTTTACGTTAATCTTTGGTACAAGGATAGGTGGTGCTACCAACTGGATCAGAATTGGAGGATTTGGGCTTCAGCCTTCAGAGATTATAAAAGTTTTGTTTATTTTCTTTTTAGCATCATATTACGTAAATAGAGAAAAATATGTAAAAAAATTTGGAAGTAAAACTAGCTATATATTTATGGCATTAAGCTATACTTATGTTGGATTTTTGTTTTTACAAAAAGAGCTGGGAACAGCATTACTGTTTTTTTTAGTGTTTAATGCAATATTCTTTGTTTATGAACCAGATAGAAAACTTATTTTGTTTAATGTAATAGGAGCAGCAGTTATGGCAATTGCTGGGTATTTCTTATTCAGTCATGTTAGGTTAAGAGTGGATATTTGGTTAGATCCTTGGAAGGACTTAACTAGTAGAGGATATCAGATTGTACAATCTTTGTTTGCTATAGCTTCTGGAGGTTTTTTTGGAACAGGTGTAGGATTAGGACATCCAGAATTTGTTCCAGAAGTTCATACAGACTTTATATTTGCAGCTATATGTGAGGAAATGGGTATATTTGCTGGTATAGCGATAATGATGCTGTTTATGGTTATAGTTTATAGAGGAATAAAGATAACTATACAACAACAAGATAAATTCTTTAGAATAATAGCATTAGGAATAACAGCAACATTAGGATTTCAAGCTTTCATAATACTAGGTGGTGTTATAAAGATGATACCTTTAACAGGTATTACCTTACCTTTTATAAGTTATGGTGGAAGTTCCTTAATATCAAGTTTCATAGCTTTAGGGGTATTGCAAGTTGCGTCTGAAGAGCTTGATATAGAACAGGAGGAAGAACATGAATACAGAGTCCAAGAGGATAATTAG
- a CDS encoding FHA domain-containing protein, giving the protein MKLINRKETVPFKIKDEYTLENEVKIGRSNQNDIVIRDPYLSKNHARIITDEGQFFVEDLKSINGTYINNNRIYDVTKLKNGDRIKVGQIEFLFVDQD; this is encoded by the coding sequence TTGAAATTAATAAATAGAAAAGAAACAGTTCCATTTAAAATAAAAGATGAGTATACGTTAGAAAATGAAGTTAAAATTGGTAGGAGTAATCAAAATGATATAGTTATTAGAGATCCTTACTTGTCCAAGAATCATGCTCGTATAATAACAGATGAAGGACAGTTTTTTGTAGAAGATCTAAAAAGTATAAATGGAACATATATAAATAATAACAGAATATATGACGTAACCAAGCTTAAAAATGGAGACAGAATAAAAGTAGGACAAATAGAGTTTTTATTTGTAGATCAAGACTAG
- a CDS encoding PspC domain-containing protein has protein sequence MSINIYRSNSDKMISGVCGGLGKHFDISSDIVRVIWIILGLSLHGFAVFGYILCAILMPQDPNGSNAYNSQGQYHYNNNTGSYKQYTPHNSSSFTFNEKNKRMLGIFFIIIGLLFLIRKFFIFDPEYIYAALLIIAGIFILIRGGKNNEKR, from the coding sequence ATGTCTATTAACATTTACCGTTCTAATTCTGATAAGATGATAAGCGGAGTATGTGGAGGTCTGGGAAAACACTTTGATATAAGCTCAGATATAGTAAGAGTTATCTGGATTATTTTAGGATTATCTTTACATGGTTTTGCAGTATTTGGTTATATATTATGTGCTATTTTGATGCCTCAAGATCCAAATGGAAGTAATGCTTATAATAGTCAAGGTCAATATCATTATAACAATAATACTGGTTCTTATAAGCAATATACTCCTCATAATTCTAGTAGCTTTACTTTTAATGAAAAAAATAAAAGAATGTTAGGTATATTTTTTATAATAATTGGTCTATTATTTTTAATTAGAAAGTTCTTCATATTTGATCCTGAATATATATACGCCGCACTATTAATAATCGCAGGAATATTCATACTTATTAGAGGAGGTAAAAATAATGAAAAGAGATAG
- a CDS encoding LiaI-LiaF-like domain-containing protein, giving the protein MKRDSVILGSILIFLGGFWLLNNLGLISISIIDVFKQLKNVVDLWPLALILLGVHWVSSSRAVRSVSWILMLGIVVAYIMLKNNYITNFI; this is encoded by the coding sequence ATGAAAAGAGATAGTGTTATTTTAGGTTCAATTTTAATTTTTCTTGGTGGATTTTGGTTATTAAATAATCTTGGTCTAATTAGTATATCTATTATTGATGTATTTAAGCAGTTAAAAAATGTTGTTGACCTATGGCCATTAGCGTTAATTCTTTTAGGTGTACACTGGGTTTCAAGTAGTAGAGCTGTAAGGAGCGTTTCTTGGATATTAATGTTAGGAATCGTAGTAGCATATATTATGCTTAAAAACAACTATATAACTAACTTTATATAG
- a CDS encoding ABC transporter ATP-binding protein, giving the protein MIDIEGVSKVLEGRKVLDNINLHINKGSIFGLIGPNGAGKTTLIKCIVGIYEIDNGKIIINNEIAKNNVNIRSIIGYVPDFIHFYPYFKVDDMIKFYRNTYYSWNDKRFEQLIKIFNIDTKKKIRNLSKGMKTQLSILLNLSIMPRILILDEPTSGLDPVIRKKVLNLIVDEVSQNQTTVFISTHNLGEVERICDHIGIIHEGKIIEEEKIEDLKNKIGKLQVVFKDTLPEEVKNHDDILKIEKRGRVYHIVVKDMKEMYTFIENYNPVILETINMDLEEIFLYKMGGEGYEFETNSI; this is encoded by the coding sequence ATGATTGATATAGAAGGGGTAAGTAAAGTTCTAGAAGGGAGGAAGGTATTAGATAATATTAATTTGCATATAAATAAAGGTTCTATATTTGGGTTAATAGGACCAAATGGTGCAGGAAAAACTACTCTAATTAAGTGTATAGTTGGAATTTATGAAATAGATAATGGAAAAATCATTATAAATAACGAGATAGCTAAGAATAATGTCAATATAAGATCTATAATAGGATATGTTCCAGATTTTATACATTTTTATCCGTATTTTAAAGTGGATGATATGATTAAGTTTTATAGAAATACATATTATTCGTGGAATGATAAAAGATTTGAACAGCTTATAAAAATCTTTAATATAGATACTAAAAAGAAAATAAGAAATTTGTCTAAAGGTATGAAAACTCAATTGTCTATATTGCTTAATCTATCTATAATGCCAAGAATACTAATATTAGATGAGCCTACATCGGGACTTGATCCAGTTATTAGAAAGAAGGTACTAAATTTAATAGTAGATGAGGTAAGTCAAAATCAAACTACTGTGTTCATATCTACACATAATTTAGGGGAAGTAGAACGAATATGTGATCATATAGGAATAATACATGAAGGTAAAATTATTGAAGAAGAAAAAATAGAAGATTTAAAAAATAAAATAGGAAAGTTACAAGTAGTTTTTAAAGATACTCTACCAGAAGAAGTTAAAAATCATGATGATATATTAAAGATCGAGAAAAGAGGAAGGGTTTATCATATTGTAGTCAAGGATATGAAAGAAATGTATACATTTATAGAAAATTATAATCCTGTTATATTAGAAACTATAAATATGGACTTAGAGGAAATATTTTTATATAAGATGGGAGGAGAAGGATATGAATTTGAAACTAATTCCATTTAA
- a CDS encoding GntR family transcriptional regulator: MFNIDVTSSIPIYIQIIDSVKEAILKGILSPGEKLPSVRELARTLTINPNTIQKAYQELERQKVIVTVRGRGTFISDNYKPNMDKERMSKLEDLLKKCIVEAHYIGVRKDDIILMIEELFEELERGR, from the coding sequence TTGTTTAATATAGATGTTACAAGTTCTATACCAATATATATACAAATTATTGATAGTGTAAAAGAGGCTATATTAAAAGGAATTTTAAGTCCAGGGGAAAAGCTGCCTTCAGTTAGAGAATTAGCAAGAACATTAACTATAAATCCAAATACTATACAAAAAGCTTATCAAGAACTTGAAAGACAAAAGGTTATAGTAACAGTTAGAGGAAGAGGAACTTTTATATCCGATAACTATAAGCCTAATATGGATAAGGAAAGAATGAGTAAATTAGAAGATTTATTAAAAAAGTGTATTGTCGAAGCTCATTATATAGGAGTTAGAAAAGACGATATAATTTTAATGATAGAAGAGCTTTTTGAAGAATTGGAAAGGGGTAGATAA